A segment of the Gossypium hirsutum isolate 1008001.06 chromosome D10, Gossypium_hirsutum_v2.1, whole genome shotgun sequence genome:
TTTTTGCCTAAAAAACCTATTCTAATTAATCCTTATCTCAACTGGTATGGGAACGTGTTCATGTTAGAAATGAAGATAATGAAAGAgattttaaatatcaattataataatatatttatatctatactattatttaaacttCTGATTGAGTTAGTATTGCGAGTCAATCGAGCAACAATTCAGATGGAAAATTACAGGAATActctttcataattaaaatatgtaatattatTCGAGGGCGTGTTTTAGTCTtttcactttttaaaaaataaaatatacatatggtGAGTTTCAAACCTACACCAGTTACATCAATAAAACCTTTAATTTACCACTCtgttaaaactttattttgatattcttatacattttgattttattatgcacactctAGTACcttcatcaattgtatatattaataatatatttaatcaaGTTGGTGTCATAAGTTAACTCAACAGCAGTTCAAGACCGATGACAATATCAtgataaacaatttaatataaaatttttattttaataacgtacatatttcatgtgttattattacttAGTTTTAAAGCATAAGTTGTGTCATTTATTgtattttcttttggtatttttcatatatattttacaatcTATGTTTGGGGTTCAGGGTTGCCCCTCTCAACAATTTTGTCTCCAAGACTCGAACCCCGTTCTTCCCTTAAGAGTGCATTATGTCTTGCCCCTGCACCCAACActtgtattttaaatttgtaattttcacACACTTACGCGTGTGATAAGATTTTTAGTTATATGTAAAATGGTTAACTGAGTTGGTATCATGAATTAACTTGATACTAACTCAACtatgaaattaccaaaataaccttacttttaaagggtaattaatattattataaagatattgttatataattttcaaataaaacaactaaaacatTATTTGGACATTTAACAcaaccaaaaaaaatttataaaaaatcttGTCACTCCACTAATAATCAtctattgaaatatttttataaatatatctttaacataaaaatatttgtgTTCACTCACAAATGTGATaaaatctaattattattattttaattatttaaaaaagatattATGATATCAgtttaaattagttatattaaaaaatttcctTTAAAGAAATTTAGAAGGAAAAATGCTGGATAATATGGAAAATGAAAAGGAAGAGTGTTCCAGTCAGTTGATGAAGTGTGAGCccaaatgacatatttttatatattaatatgtaGTTTATTAATTGTTAAAGATGATGAATGAAATCAATGTGAAAAGGGAAGGTCAGGAGGACTAGACTAGCCAATTAAACAATCATAACCAAAACTCTTTGCCTTGCTTACAAAGCGACCGTAGCATCTTCTTCAAGCATTGCCCTTccactatttatttatattctcCTATATAACCTCATCCCAATCTTTTCCATGTTTACTTCTAAGTTACACAATTTCTCctgctatattttttttattaattttcagtTTTCCCTTGGAAAACAAATGCCAAAAGGCAAACTAATAAAGACATCTACGCGTAATTACAAGATTTATAAATAAGGGTGGAAACCAAGCCTAACATTAACTTTACTACATCACGTTAACGCTAAAGTAATAATGAATGGATGTGACGATCGCAAATTAACCTAAGATACCCACCAAAACAAGTAACTTCATACTTTGAAGTTTGGTGATCTTTAACGTGTTTTAGGTCGCCTGAAATGCTgcttaacaaatatatatatatatatatatattccctagCTACCATATTGGGCATGCTAAGGAAACTTAGATAAGGAATTAAAGGAGGAAAAAGAGTGAACAACCTTCATATATTTTCTGTAGATAAAAATAGTTTATGTTATTCTTCAGTTGAGGGTAATGGCACTCTTGATCTTGGCAATTCTGATTACTGCAGTTATAAGCAAAGAAGCATACTTTGTCCATGGTGATATTGGCACTGCATCCTATTATAACCCACCATATATACGTCagtatcatttcttttctttctaaacAATTCAAagcttaaattttatatatatatagatatatattaacAATTCATCTTCATAATCATGTGTTCTGTCTTGCAATGCAGCAACTAAATGTGATGGTAATAGAGAAGAACAGTTTCCACCTGGGAACTTGTTTGTTGCAGTTAGCGAGGGATTATGGGACAATGGCGCCGCTTGTGGGAGGCGTTACCGATTAAGATGCCTGAGCGGACCTAAGCGACCATGTAAGCGGAGAACCATTGATGTCAAAGTGGTGGATTTCTGCCCTTTCACTCCATGCCCCTCTACCATCATGCTGTCCAGGGATGCTTTTGCTGCTATTGCACATAAACATGGAAGGAAAATCAATATAGAATATATACAGTAAATCCTTCTCTCTTTATCTTCATCTCCTTATTTGGCAGACAAATCAATATGGAATTTATGTTTCTGAATTTAACCATAATGATTGATGACATATTGCAGGATTTGAGGAAGAAGCTACTATTAATACAATCATATCGAAGTACCAGTTTCAGCCTGTGTTAGAAAGAAAATACATGCAAGGAAGACGCTAGAAATGTGATCAAGATGTTAATATCAAGTCTGTAAATCTTTAACCGAAAGAAGGAAATATCAGTAACTTTTGCGATAACCATTTTTAAGGATTTTACATAAAAAGACAGGAATCACATACCAGATTTATATGCAATTATTTCTGTTAAATAAATCTACATTCATTATGTTTACTAGTGATGGAAGTAGTACTATATGCTCTAAGATGCACGACAGGCTATTTTCTAGGATACTTGTCCATACACAGCTATGAAACCATTTCATATGTTCAAACTTTGGCTCAAGAGCCTTCACTAAGAGGAATCAGTTAATGCATCAAGCAAGTTTGTTAAATTAGGAGTTGATATGGAGCAATATTTGCTGCAAGACAGTCTTTCTCTGAATGAGTATTATTTACATGGCGATGATGTTCTTGAGGAGGAAATTTATATGAATGTTCCACTTAGCTTTGGCATTTAGGCTCAAATAATATCTAAGCATAGTTTGGAAGATTGTTTTCCCTcaatcataataaaattttattaaaacccAAAAGGGAAAACCTAACCAAAAACTTAATAAAGACAATGTACCAAGCACACTTGACAAACTATAATACACCTCAATGCAAAGGACACACTCCTAAACGAGAAAGAAAATACAAGTTCACATGTAATACAAACAACCTATAAACTCCTGAAACCTAAAAGAACCCAAAGTTCAACTATACAACAACCAAGCTCAGCAAGAGAGCAAAACATTAAAAAATCAAGCACACTCCTTACAATCACAAAAGATTAGCAGCTATGAACCCCCTCGGTGAACTCCAGATACCAACACACAAGCCAAATGCTACTATTTGACAAATATCGGACAATCCCCTCAAGGCATAAGCTTGCAAAATAAGATCATCTCGAAATTCCTCATTGAGCAGCTTCCTAAGCCATCACCTCTTCACCTCTGAAAACCGCTAATTCAAATTTTTGTAGCCTTTATGTTTCCCAGTTCCACAGCTACCTCTTCTTCCACTCTGACTGCACTAAAGCCTAACCTTTTCCCTAGAGCCCAAGCTTCTTCAGCCTCTTTGATGATGTCTCTCTTCCAACATGCAATGGTGTCAACCTCCTAGGTTTCTTAAATCTTCAACACCCTCCATTGAAAAAGATTTATTACCAACCTCCAATACATTGTTCCTTAATGACACCTTCGTCTtcaccttttctttcctttcaatttctttttctttttgattttttccctttctttttaacaaaatcTTTGAGTTTTATGAACCATTCCTCATCACCATTGTCCAACCCTTTTGCTTCAATCCCATGAATCTCCCTACCAGCTTCATTTTCATTCTCCAACATCACATTAAAGGTACCTTGACACCTCTGCATCAGACTTTGAGTGGCTGACCCATCACTTATAATGCTGTCTCCATTAGGCATGCCCTTTCCCTCAGAATTCGTTTCAAGATGCCTACTAGAAGCATCCACGTTAGCCTCTCTATCTTGGCTATCGCACACTGCGTGAAAGCCATCTACAAGGTTATGAACATAACTGAGGTCAGTTTCTGTAACTTTTGACTTTGTACCTATTGTTGCCATATGGCAGTAATACACAATTCTAGCTAAGCACTTTGTTTTGACAACCATAAAGGCTTAGCTCACATCATTGGAATTCCACATATTCAAGTCTACATAAATGAGATGTCCACATAACAAACTAAAATTGTACATTGTAGGATAGTTCCAAGCGTGACCCGGGTTGCCCAAGCAAACTAATCCAACTATTCTGCATCTAGATACAAACTCCCTCAACCAAGGGTGGATATTGGATAACCATTGACCAAGCCAAGCCAAGACCACTCCTTCCATCTTCTTCAAAGTATTTTAGTcatcgaattcaacgagaaaatgCTTCCCATAAAAATTTGCAGATATATGAAACTCCTAGTGCTGTAAGATTATCAGTTAAGACCTCGACCTCAATAACCTTTTTTGCTGTGCCAACAACACATTTATCTAACCTTTCCAAATATTCTTCTTCCACTATAGCTTCACACTCCTTTACCAACATATTCTATGGATTCTCTACTTCCCCTGCATGTTCGAGAGCTTTGCTTTTCTCCAAAAGCTTGAATGACCATTAAACCTGGCCATATGGACGCTGATTTAATTCTCAAAAGCCTCGACCCATTCATCCTTTCGGTTGCACGTTTAGCATCTTTTTAGGATAAGGAAAGTACAAACCCAAATCTCCAACCAGACTAACTTCTTTTCCTCTAAATAAAAACATCGGCAACCTTAACATGGGATTGAAAGATATAAAGTCGTATTGTTGACAAAAACTGAAAACACCACAGCATGCTTTCTACTTCGGTAATCTTGGTTGTAGACCATTAAACACACACATATTAAGTCAAATCATAGATTAGGAGAGTCTATGGAAGGAAAACTAGCAAGCAAAGGAAAGCAACATTTTGTGGGAAAAGTAATCTGTTTGTCAAACACAGCCTAGCATTTCGTATGAAGTGAGTGCAGTGTGTTAGTTCATGAAAGGCCCTAAAGGAGTCCATCTCAATGCAGCATTTCTAATCTCACACTATTTAAAAGGGCAACTCAAAGAAAGGGATTCTCTTAAGAAATGGCAAAAGTACAGAAATAGAAGCAAACAGAAATGCTGATTATGTTGATAGTATTAGCTATAGAAGATCCATATCAGGGTATTGTACCGTCTTTAGAGAAGGTTTGTAGCTTAGAGTAATGAAAACCAGATGTAGTAAAATCTACTGCAGAAGCAGAGGTACAATTGATGGCACGAGGTAGTTGCGTATTGTTGTGGTTTAAGATTATCCTGCACAATAGAGAGAACAAACCAATAAGCATAGAATCAAATCTTAGTTGCTCTATCATGCATCTTTCCTTAGTAAAGAGTGATATGACTTATGCAAGCACAAGTTGTTGTTTAGCCCCAAATGATAAAAATAAGGGATACGAATTCAGCATTCGATCATTATCTAATTAGGAAGGGCTTTCCTTCTTTCCAGGGCCGTTGTATTCTTCATCATTGAAGCTGAAACATTTTGGTAAAGTCAACGCCACGAAATCCAAGTATTAACACGTAAAAACTTGGAGTTTTGATCAGGTAATCTATCATGCATGGTGCAGGATATTATTAGCCCACTACGAAACAATATGAAAACATACATTAGCAGGCACAAAAGACAAAAATAATGGTTCATGTAGCTAAAATCTTGAAATGAGGAATTTGAAATACCGTATTGACATAATGCAAAAGCATAACCCCAAGAAACAAATATGACAAATCATGTTTATGGAATGTTAAGCACCATAGGCAAGCTTCATTCAGAGAAAAATGGAATTGTAATTGCATGACAGTTCAGCAAGCATATTTCtttgaacaaaaaagaaaataacaaaagcAACAAAGGCATCAACAATTAGCCTCATGAAACTATAACTGCATGGAGAAAAGGAATACCAGCTTCTATTTTAAGCTATGTTTTCAGATTAACCAACCGATCCCTTTTTCAATCCATGGCCTATTTAAGTCTTGGATAATACAGATATTAAAgaatttaattgagttggtgaAAAAGGCAGTATATGACTTGTAACGAATGTCATTATCATCTTACCCTTACCCAGTTGCCCAGTTTTCATAAGGCCTTGAAGCAGAGAATGAATTTTGGAAACCAATCCATTGCCAATCTATATTAAAACAAGCCCCCCTCTCCCCCCcgccccccaaaaaaaaaatcctttgaTCAAAAGTAAAGAGCGGGAAGCAGAAATGTTTACCTAAGCATTTCCTTTGATCATCGTTGCTCCAGTTCTAGCCTGTAGGCTCCAAGAAAAGTGTTTTTTAGGGGGGAAGAGGGGGAGGGGGGGAGGTTGAGTTGAGTTCATGGACCTCTATTTTtataccttttatttattttgttagcatattacatatataatttatctttttttcttctttgcaaatatatatatatttccaaataaacgaaaattgaaaatattttcaaatgaaatcgtAAAGTTATAAAACCTCCcttgatttagcatgaaatttgTTATTAATGTTATTGTAAAAACCCAAAGATCATGCATGGGTCTATGAGAAGCATAACAATGTTATCATATCTCCAACTTCAATGTTGCAACTCAGATCAGTCTTTGGTTCGGTCTGAAACATGGGAGCGGTCGTTAGAAATcccaatattttaaatatattataaatgaaaactGTAGAAGGTGCTGAGCCTGCTTAACTATCTTTTTTCTTACTGCCTTAAATTATCAAAACATTTCCTTTCTCAGTATACAAAAGTTAGGAATGGCCAATACAAAGGAG
Coding sequences within it:
- the LOC107914168 gene encoding EG45-like domain containing protein 2, encoding MALLILAILITAVISKEAYFVHGDIGTASYYNPPYIPTKCDGNREEQFPPGNLFVAVSEGLWDNGAACGRRYRLRCLSGPKRPCKRRTIDVKVVDFCPFTPCPSTIMLSRDAFAAIAHKHGRKINIEYIQI